Proteins encoded by one window of Leopardus geoffroyi isolate Oge1 chromosome X, O.geoffroyi_Oge1_pat1.0, whole genome shotgun sequence:
- the GPM6B gene encoding neuronal membrane glycoprotein M6-b isoform X3, protein MKPAMETAAEENTEQSQERKGCFECCIKCLGGVPYASLVATILCFSGVALFCGCGHVALAGTVAILEQHFSTNTSDHALLSEVIQLVQYVIYGIASFFFLYGIILLAEGFYTTSAVKELHGEFKTTACGRCISGMFVFLTYVLGVAWLGVFGFSAVPVFMFYNIWSTCEVIRSPQTNGTAGVEQICVDIRQYGIIPWNAFPGKICGSALENICNTNEFYVSYHLFIVACAGAGATVIALIHFLMILSSNWAYLKDASKMQACQDIKAKEEQELQDIQSRSKEQLNSYT, encoded by the exons GCTGCTTTGAATGCTGCATCAAGTGTCTGGGAGGAGTCCCCTACGCCTCTCTGGTGGCCACCATCCTCTGCTTCTCTGGGGTCGCCTTGTTCTGTGGCTGTGGGCACGTGGCCCTCGCGGGCACCGTGGCGATTCTCGAGCAACACTTCTCCACCAACACCAGCGACCATGCCTTGCTGAGCGAGGT AATACAACTGGTGCAGTATGTCATCTACGGGATCGCGTCCTTCTTCTTCTTGTATGGGATCATTCTGCTGGCAGAAGGCTTCTACACCACCAGCGCCGTGAAGGAGCTGCACGGCGAGTTTAAGACAACCGCCTGCGGCCGGTGCATCAGTGGGATG TTCGTTTTCCTCACCTACGTGCTGGGAGTGGCCTGGCTCGGCGTGTTTGGTTTCTCTGCGGTGCCCGTGTTTATGTTTTACAACATATGGTCAACTTGCGAAGTCATCAGGTCACCCCAGACCAACGGCACGGCCGGCGTGGAGCAGATCTGCGTGGATATCCGGCAATATG GTATCATCCCTTGGAATGCTTTCCCAGGAAAAATCTGTGGCTCTGCCCTGGAGAACATCTGCAACACCAATGAG TTCTACGTGTCCTATCACCTGTTCATTGTGGCCTGCGCCGGAGCCGGTGCCACCGTCATCGCCCTG ATCCACTTCCTCATGATACTGTCTTCTAACTGGGCTTACTTAAAGGACGCCAGCAAAATGCAGGCTTGCCAGGATATCAAAGCAAAGGAAGAGCAGGAGCTGCAGGATATCCAGTCTCGGTCCAAAGAACAACTCAATTCTTACACATAA
- the GPM6B gene encoding neuronal membrane glycoprotein M6-b isoform X5, translating to MKPAMETAAEENTEQSQERKGCFECCIKCLGGVPYASLVATILCFSGVALFCGCGHVALAGTVAILEQHFSTNTSDHALLSEVIQLVQYVIYGIASFFFLYGIILLAEGFYTTSAVKELHGEFKTTACGRCISGMFVFLTYVLGVAWLGVFGFSAVPVFMFYNIWSTCEVIRSPQTNGTAGVEQICVDIRQYGIIPWNAFPGKICGSALENICNTNEFYVSYHLFIVACAGAGATVIALLIYMMATTYNYAVLKFKSREDCCTKF from the exons GCTGCTTTGAATGCTGCATCAAGTGTCTGGGAGGAGTCCCCTACGCCTCTCTGGTGGCCACCATCCTCTGCTTCTCTGGGGTCGCCTTGTTCTGTGGCTGTGGGCACGTGGCCCTCGCGGGCACCGTGGCGATTCTCGAGCAACACTTCTCCACCAACACCAGCGACCATGCCTTGCTGAGCGAGGT AATACAACTGGTGCAGTATGTCATCTACGGGATCGCGTCCTTCTTCTTCTTGTATGGGATCATTCTGCTGGCAGAAGGCTTCTACACCACCAGCGCCGTGAAGGAGCTGCACGGCGAGTTTAAGACAACCGCCTGCGGCCGGTGCATCAGTGGGATG TTCGTTTTCCTCACCTACGTGCTGGGAGTGGCCTGGCTCGGCGTGTTTGGTTTCTCTGCGGTGCCCGTGTTTATGTTTTACAACATATGGTCAACTTGCGAAGTCATCAGGTCACCCCAGACCAACGGCACGGCCGGCGTGGAGCAGATCTGCGTGGATATCCGGCAATATG GTATCATCCCTTGGAATGCTTTCCCAGGAAAAATCTGTGGCTCTGCCCTGGAGAACATCTGCAACACCAATGAG TTCTACGTGTCCTATCACCTGTTCATTGTGGCCTGCGCCGGAGCCGGTGCCACCGTCATCGCCCTG CTGATCTACATGATGGCTACTACATATAACTATGCTGTTTTGAAGTTTAAGAGTCGGGAAGACTGCTGCACTAAATTCTAA
- the GPM6B gene encoding neuronal membrane glycoprotein M6-b isoform X6, translating into MGCFECCIKCLGGVPYASLVATILCFSGVALFCGCGHVALAGTVAILEQHFSTNTSDHALLSEVIQLVQYVIYGIASFFFLYGIILLAEGFYTTSAVKELHGEFKTTACGRCISGMFVFLTYVLGVAWLGVFGFSAVPVFMFYNIWSTCEVIRSPQTNGTAGVEQICVDIRQYGIIPWNAFPGKICGSALENICNTNEFYVSYHLFIVACAGAGATVIALIHFLMILSSNWAYLKDASKMQACQDIKAKEEQELQDIQSRSKEQLNSYT; encoded by the exons GCTGCTTTGAATGCTGCATCAAGTGTCTGGGAGGAGTCCCCTACGCCTCTCTGGTGGCCACCATCCTCTGCTTCTCTGGGGTCGCCTTGTTCTGTGGCTGTGGGCACGTGGCCCTCGCGGGCACCGTGGCGATTCTCGAGCAACACTTCTCCACCAACACCAGCGACCATGCCTTGCTGAGCGAGGT AATACAACTGGTGCAGTATGTCATCTACGGGATCGCGTCCTTCTTCTTCTTGTATGGGATCATTCTGCTGGCAGAAGGCTTCTACACCACCAGCGCCGTGAAGGAGCTGCACGGCGAGTTTAAGACAACCGCCTGCGGCCGGTGCATCAGTGGGATG TTCGTTTTCCTCACCTACGTGCTGGGAGTGGCCTGGCTCGGCGTGTTTGGTTTCTCTGCGGTGCCCGTGTTTATGTTTTACAACATATGGTCAACTTGCGAAGTCATCAGGTCACCCCAGACCAACGGCACGGCCGGCGTGGAGCAGATCTGCGTGGATATCCGGCAATATG GTATCATCCCTTGGAATGCTTTCCCAGGAAAAATCTGTGGCTCTGCCCTGGAGAACATCTGCAACACCAATGAG TTCTACGTGTCCTATCACCTGTTCATTGTGGCCTGCGCCGGAGCCGGTGCCACCGTCATCGCCCTG ATCCACTTCCTCATGATACTGTCTTCTAACTGGGCTTACTTAAAGGACGCCAGCAAAATGCAGGCTTGCCAGGATATCAAAGCAAAGGAAGAGCAGGAGCTGCAGGATATCCAGTCTCGGTCCAAAGAACAACTCAATTCTTACACATAA
- the GPM6B gene encoding neuronal membrane glycoprotein M6-b isoform X4 has protein sequence MEDGAEKRGCFECCIKCLGGVPYASLVATILCFSGVALFCGCGHVALAGTVAILEQHFSTNTSDHALLSEVIQLVQYVIYGIASFFFLYGIILLAEGFYTTSAVKELHGEFKTTACGRCISGMFVFLTYVLGVAWLGVFGFSAVPVFMFYNIWSTCEVIRSPQTNGTAGVEQICVDIRQYGIIPWNAFPGKICGSALENICNTNEFYVSYHLFIVACAGAGATVIALIHFLMILSSNWAYLKDASKMQACQDIKAKEEQELQDIQSRSKEQLNSYT, from the exons GCTGCTTTGAATGCTGCATCAAGTGTCTGGGAGGAGTCCCCTACGCCTCTCTGGTGGCCACCATCCTCTGCTTCTCTGGGGTCGCCTTGTTCTGTGGCTGTGGGCACGTGGCCCTCGCGGGCACCGTGGCGATTCTCGAGCAACACTTCTCCACCAACACCAGCGACCATGCCTTGCTGAGCGAGGT AATACAACTGGTGCAGTATGTCATCTACGGGATCGCGTCCTTCTTCTTCTTGTATGGGATCATTCTGCTGGCAGAAGGCTTCTACACCACCAGCGCCGTGAAGGAGCTGCACGGCGAGTTTAAGACAACCGCCTGCGGCCGGTGCATCAGTGGGATG TTCGTTTTCCTCACCTACGTGCTGGGAGTGGCCTGGCTCGGCGTGTTTGGTTTCTCTGCGGTGCCCGTGTTTATGTTTTACAACATATGGTCAACTTGCGAAGTCATCAGGTCACCCCAGACCAACGGCACGGCCGGCGTGGAGCAGATCTGCGTGGATATCCGGCAATATG GTATCATCCCTTGGAATGCTTTCCCAGGAAAAATCTGTGGCTCTGCCCTGGAGAACATCTGCAACACCAATGAG TTCTACGTGTCCTATCACCTGTTCATTGTGGCCTGCGCCGGAGCCGGTGCCACCGTCATCGCCCTG ATCCACTTCCTCATGATACTGTCTTCTAACTGGGCTTACTTAAAGGACGCCAGCAAAATGCAGGCTTGCCAGGATATCAAAGCAAAGGAAGAGCAGGAGCTGCAGGATATCCAGTCTCGGTCCAAAGAACAACTCAATTCTTACACATAA